From Mesotoga infera, one genomic window encodes:
- a CDS encoding DUF1175 family protein: MNRINIVYLFLVALTTIAISATFLNFKGDYTAIKADRSLIRRGESFSISVPDSTYERPILSYARGATLERFSSESNTSVYTFCADDEDAVIVISFSGLFRTRKSLSLEFEEFVDSDSDRFPDRLVLDLEDAESFRAWFVNISAYQVIEFSNRWSDEERDCSGLIRFAAREALKSHKEEWFLENAIDHELWREKTGIDLRTIPDVKEYNYPDIPILRGKIFLSNTGEFTYFADAYNLVRSSMVFKGRDLSVARPGDIIFFHHPSPSTFHSMIYTGDGLIYHTGPLSENDSGVLKLWRMEDYLRTMPYQWLPIHSNENYLGVYAFKFLPRQ; the protein is encoded by the coding sequence TTGAATAGGATCAACATCGTCTATCTTTTTTTGGTTGCCCTAACAACTATTGCCATCTCTGCAACTTTTCTGAATTTCAAAGGCGATTACACTGCAATAAAAGCTGATCGAAGTCTCATCAGACGAGGTGAGTCTTTCTCTATTTCAGTGCCTGATTCGACTTATGAGAGACCGATTCTCTCATACGCCAGAGGCGCTACACTTGAACGGTTCTCTAGCGAAAGCAACACTTCGGTCTATACTTTCTGTGCTGATGATGAAGATGCCGTAATAGTAATTTCATTCTCGGGACTCTTTAGAACTCGAAAGAGTCTTTCTCTTGAGTTCGAAGAGTTTGTTGATAGTGATTCTGACCGCTTTCCTGACAGACTGGTCCTGGATTTGGAGGACGCCGAAAGTTTTAGAGCGTGGTTCGTGAACATCTCAGCGTATCAGGTCATTGAGTTCTCAAACAGGTGGAGCGATGAAGAAAGAGATTGTAGTGGGTTGATAAGATTTGCAGCCAGAGAGGCTCTTAAAAGCCACAAAGAAGAGTGGTTCTTGGAGAATGCAATCGATCATGAACTCTGGCGCGAGAAAACCGGTATCGACCTTCGTACCATTCCCGATGTCAAAGAATACAACTATCCGGATATTCCAATACTAAGAGGGAAGATTTTCTTAAGCAATACCGGGGAGTTCACTTACTTCGCCGATGCATACAACCTTGTACGTAGTAGTATGGTATTTAAGGGCAGGGATCTCAGCGTCGCAAGACCTGGAGACATAATCTTTTTTCACCACCCCTCTCCATCAACTTTTCATTCGATGATATACACTGGCGACGGGCTGATTTATCATACCGGACCGCTTTCTGAAAATGATTCAGGTGTTCTGAAGCTCTGGAGAATGGAAGATTATCTGAGAACAATGCCTTATCAGTGGTTACCGATACATAGTAACGAAAACTATCTCGGGGTATACGCTTTCAAGTTTCTACCCCGACAGTAA